A genomic window from Periophthalmus magnuspinnatus isolate fPerMag1 chromosome 16, fPerMag1.2.pri, whole genome shotgun sequence includes:
- the LOC117383325 gene encoding teashirt homolog 1-like translates to MPRRKQQEPRRSAAYMPEDELKAAPHDEEEHLQDDGLSLDGQDTEFMCNEEDDDLDGGQLPSYRDSPLSNGTNPDAGYGSPLSDSSDRLADFKSTSSRDGQERDGNALRPNGNNGLSIQDSLAKMKAVYANLISDASWSSITLDIMKSKSAAAGSVNSALTATATAPVSPTSPANKSSGTSVVSSQHNGKSSGSVNHSSNSTCTTNGIAVSTASTHSATSSSGSSSGAASNGSGVAYDWHQAALAKTLQQTPYHLLPEPSLFSTVQLYRQNNKLYGSVFTGASKFRCKDCSAAYDTLVGLTVHMNETGHYRDDNKDKEEEQGKRWSKPRKRSLMEMEGKEDAQKVLKCMYCGHSFESLQDLSVHMIKTKHYQKVPLKEPVPALATKLVPTSAKKRAIQDPIVSPCSPDSVHAVSGGGSISLSDAGKDSKSAANPYVTPNNRYGYQNGASYTWQFEARKAQILKCMECGSSHDTLQQLTAHMMVTGHFLKVTNSASKKGKQLVFDPVVEEKIQSIPLPPTTTRLPVPCGIKSQPVSPALSSASEEKREGPEEEKVDGDIVEKKIKEEKEDSGEKSESDTTSYKYLREEDLEETPKGGLDILKSLENTVSSAISKAQTGTPTWGGYPSIHAAYQLQGAMKSSTTVLPPTIQSVQMQPMFNSSLRGLVNDPNSVIHSPRSPSSPTPLRSNVTAMEELVEKVTGKAATVKKEKEEKMVSLERCRPPSLVKSPSPAMREQREQLPSPNDLSVGKPSGVRSSSPGSVDSELICKKEPKESLVDSHSNHSKNGSETCQSPVTNGNSLGIITDHSPESPFVNPLSALQSIMNTHLGKASKPVSPAADPLSMLYKISNSMIDKPAFNPSSQGKSTEPISHYQLYESSDQPIDLSKNKSTNTSNSNNNNNSCVLQTNNSVNGNKPIMSLSESVSSPLRENALMDISDMVKNLTGRLTPKSSTPSSISEKSDAEGSAFEDAMEDLSPVQKRKGRQSNWNPQHLLILQAQFASSLRETPEGRYAMTDLGPQERVHICKFTGLSMTTISHWLANVKYQLRRTGGTKFLKNMDSCQPVFLCGDCASQFRTPASYISHLESHLGFSLKDLSKLSSEHLREQQAASKVITDKLTFSTPLSLTTVEDEAGSVYQCRLCNRTFVSKHAVKLHLSKTHGKSPEDHLVFVSALEKLEKLDKIEKVQV, encoded by the coding sequence CGTACATGCCAGAGGATGAGCTTAAGGCAGCACCACATGATGAGGAAGAGCACCTGCAGGACGATGGCCTCTCACTGGATGGTCAAGACACCGAGTTCATGTGCAATGAGGAAGACGATGACTTAGATGGAGGCCAGCTACCAAGCTACAGAGACTCTCCCCTCAGCAACGGCACTAACCCTGATGCAGGCTACGGCTCTCCACTCAGCGATTCCAGTGACCGACTTGCAGATTTCAAGAGCACCTCTTCCCGGGACGGTCAGGAGAGGGATGGCAATGCTCTGCGACCCAACGGCAACAACGGCCTTTCCATCCAGGACAGTCTGGCAAAGATGAAAGCCGTCTATGCAAACCTTATTTCAGATGCCTCTTGGTCTAGCATCACATTGGACATCATGAAATCCAAATCCGCTGCTGCTGGTAGTGTCAACAGTGCCCTTACCGCTACTGCAACTGCCCCTGTGTCCCCGACTTCTCCTGCAAACAAGAGCAGTGGCACCAGTGTAGTTAGCAGTCAACATAATGGTAAAAGTTCGGGCTCTGTCAACCACAGTAGTAACTCCACTTGCACCACCAACGGCATAGCAGTGAGCACAGCTAGCACCCACAGTGCCACTAGCAGCAGTGGGAGCAGCAGTGGGGCAGCAAGTAATGGTAGTGGCGTAGCTTATGACTGGCACCAAGCAGCACTAGCCAAAACTCTTCAGCAGACACCTTACCACCTTTTACCAGAGCCTAGCCTTTTCAGCACCGTGCAGCTCTATCGGCAAAACAACAAGCTCTATGGCTCTGTCTTTACTGGGGCAAGCAAGTTCCGCTGCAAAGACTGTAGTGCAGCTTATGACACATTAGTAGGTCTAACAGTCCACATGAATGAAACTGGCCACTATCGCGATGATAATaaggacaaagaggaggagcagggcaaGCGCTGGTCCAAACCACGCAAGCGTTCCCTTATGGAGATGGAGGGGAAGGAGGATGCCCAAAAGGTACTTAAGTGCATGTACTGTGGCCACTCATTTGAGTCTCTGCAAGACCTCAGTGTCCATATGATCAAGACCAAGCATTACCAAAAAGTGCCTCTTAAAGAGCCAGTGCCAGCATTGGCTACTAAACTGGTGCCCACTTCTGCTAAAAAGCGAGCTATACAAGACCCAATAGTGTCCCCCTGCTCCCCAGACTCTGTCCATGCTGTTAGTGGTGGCGGGAGCATATCTCTTAGCGATGCTGggaaagactcaaaatctgcagcCAACCCTTATGTCACACCAAACAACCGTTATGGTTACCAAAACGGTGCCAGCTACACATGGCAGTTCGAGGCTCGTAAGGCCCAAATACTCAAATGTATGGAGTGTGGGAGCTCCCATGATACACTCCAACAGCTAACTGCACACATGATGGTGACAGGACACTTTTTGAAGGTCACAAATTCTGCTTCCAAAAAGGGCAAACAGCTTGTCTTTGACCCTGTAGTGGAGGAAAAGATTCAGTCCATTCCTCTGCCACCCACCACCACCAGGCTCCCTGTTCCCTGTGGCATAAAATCCCAGCCAGTGTCCCCTGCCCTGTCGTCTGCCTctgaggagaaaagagaagggccagaggaggagaaggttgATGGGGACATAGTAGAGAAAAAGataaaggaagagaaagaggattCAGGAGAGAAATCTGAATCTGATACAACCTCTTATAAGTATCTCAGAGAGGAGGACTTGGAGGAGACACCTAAAGGAGGTTTAGATATACTTAAGTCCCTTGAGAACACAGTATCTAGTGCCATTAGCAAAGCTCAGACAGGCACGCCCACATGGGGAGGCTATCCCAGCATTCATGCGGCTTATCAGTTGCAGGGCGCAATGAAAAGTTCCACTACTGTTCTGCCCCCCACCATCCAAAGTGTACAAATGCAGCCAATGTTTAACAGTAGTCTGCGAGGCCTAGTAAATGATCCCAACTCAGTCATCCATTCACCTAGAAGCCCCTCTTCCCCTACCCCACTCAGGAGCAATGTCACTGCCATGGAAGAGCTGGTAGAGAAGGTGACAGGGAAAGCTGCCACtgtgaagaaagagaaagaggagaaaatggTCAGCTTAGAGCGCTGCCGGCCTCCATCATTAGTAAAATCTCCTTCTCCGGCAatgagagagcaaagagagcagTTACCATCTCCAAATGACCTTTCAGTTGGTAAGCCATCTGGTGTGAGAAGTAGCAGCCCAGGCAGTGTAGATTCAGAGCTCATTTGCAAGAAGGAGCCCAAAGAGAGCCTTGTTGATAGTCACAGCAACCATTCAAAGAATGGCTCAGAGACATGCCAGTCCCCAGTTACTAATGGCAACAGTCTTGGGATTATCACTGACCACTCACCAGAAAGCCCTTTTGTTAACCCTCTAAGTGCACTCCAGTCAATCATGAACACACATCTGGGTAAGGCCTCCAAACCTGTGAGTCCCGCTGCAGACCCACTCTCTATGCTTTACAAAATCAGCAACAGCATGATAGATAAGCCAGCGTTCAACCCCAGCTCTCAGGGCAAGTCAACAGAGCCCATTAGCCACTATCAGCTCTATGAAAGCAGTGACCAGCCAATTGATCTGAGTAAGAATAAGTCCACTAACACtagcaacagcaacaacaacaataacagctGTGTGCTGCAGACAAACAATAGTGTGAATGGTAACAAACCAATCATGTCTCTGTCTGAATCGGTGTCCTCTCCTCTGAGAGAGAATGCCCTGATGGACATTTCAGATATGGTAAAAAACCTCACAGGGAGGTTAACTCCCAAatcctccaccccctcctccatCTCGGAGAAATCAGATGCTGAGGGCAGTGCATTTGAGGATGCCATGGAGGACCTGTCTCCTGTCCAGAAGAGGAAAGGAAGACAGTCCAACTGGAACCCACAGCACCTGCTCATTCTGCAGGCTCAGTTTGCCTCTAGCCTCAGAGAGACCCCCGAGGGCCGATATGCAATGACTGACCTGGGCCCTCAGGAAAGGGTCCACATCTGTAAGTTCACAGGGCTCTCTATGACCACCATCTCCCACTGGCTAGCTAATGTCAAGTATCAGCTGAGGCGGACTGGAGGCACCAAGTTTCTGAAGAACATGGACTCATGCCAGCCTGTATTCCTCTGTGGGGACTGTGCCTCTCAATTCAGGACTCCTGCCTCCTACATTAGCCACCTGGAGTCTCACCTGGGCTTCAGTCTGAAGGACCTGTCCAAACTGTCATCTGAGCACCTTCGGGAGCAGCAGGCTGCCTCTAAGGTGATCACAGATAAACTGACATTCAgcacccctctctccctgacCACTGTGGAGGACGAGGCCGGCTCCGTGTACCAGTGCAGACTTTGCAATCGGACATTTGTCAGCAAACATGCCGTCAAACTCCACCTCAGCAAGACCCATGGTAAATCTCCGGAAGACCACTTGGTCTTTGTCTCTGCTTTGGAGAAACTGGAAAAGCTGGACAAAATAGAGAAGGTGCAGGTGTGA